Proteins encoded within one genomic window of Besnoitia besnoiti strain Bb-Ger1 chromosome II, whole genome shotgun sequence:
- a CDS encoding hypothetical protein (encoded by transcript BESB_039490), whose amino-acid sequence MVANVVAGAVCCCSVPRPKTQAERRILLCGGLLNVLLPCGAGSLVAGCCLRDNQLINTGALQLALTLLLVGVLWSLVYGIMMILNALTSPISSAAPQDPPAGEIEAFSKKASLAHQRASASHPGASRQSPQAAEIAGRGEGAAGGSRCAGDELAPFKTRHSVGSTEERLDRAFAQLQTGRWRSLTAASSSVAVAISPRALRGSKAEEGGARACHEGDDAGQERDAARSPDATLRAQVIGARTLPPSLLEEGRGGEGGMPSQD is encoded by the exons ATGGTCGCAAACGTCGTCGCGGGGGcggtctgctgctgctcg GTCCCGCGTCCAAAGACACAGGCGGAGCGCCGGATCTTGTTGTGCGGCGGGTTGCTGAACGTCCTGCTGCCGTGTGGCGCCGGCTCGCTGGTGGCGGGGTGCTGCCTGCGAGACAACCAGTTGATCAATACGGGGGCGCTGCAACTGGCCCTGACGCTGCtgctcgtcggcgtcttGTGGTCACTGGTCTACGGCATCATGATGATTCTGAATGCCCTCACGTCGCCGATTTCGTCGGCCGCGCCTCAGGACCCGCCGGCGGGCGAAATCGAGGCCTtctcgaagaaggcgagcctCGCCCAccagcgcgcgagcgcgagccacCCCGGGGCGTCTCGGCAATCTCCGCAAGCGGCTGAAATCGCAGGCCGGGGCGAGGGGGCCGCCGGAGGCAGCCGCTGTGCCGGGGACGAACTCGCGCCCTTCAAAACTCGCCACAGCGTTGGCTCCACCGAGGAGCGCCTCGATCGCGCgttcgcgcagctgcagacggggcgctggcgctcgctgactgccgcctcctcgtcggtcGCCGTGGCGAtctcgccgcgggccttGCGCGGGAGCaaagcggaggagggcggcgcccgcgcgtgccacgaaggagacgacgcaggccaagagcgagacgccgcgaggagcCCAGACGCGACTCTCCGCGCGCAAGTCATTGGCGCCAGGactctgccgccttcgctgctggaggagggACGGGGCGGCGAAGGTGGCATGCCGAGCCAGGACTGA
- a CDS encoding calcium-dependent protein kinase CDPK6 (encoded by transcript BESB_039480), which produces MFHLPCRCASRLRDEKQTPLVFVTASSPLDHVPPRPPSSHRLPSAAPQVPPVASSHLPSGTRRCRRLSLEYPGAESAFVFATSGSKVRDERDEESQANSADAAERRKRNGTATARSTVSAIRISLPRDSLRFDEQSAARACSQEDATHPGALHPCPDWERARLPERGAPGLRKTPGEAGARKPEAGRRSGDASTAAWDLRQRILFGLPPVFKPVTKDHEPACDSEPPFASQKPAGRSSDPKPVGGSELKVLHDVGTDGKNRGFVRPAAYFVGKACEEGLGATVAPASRSEPSFVPRISLPSYAKNLGKEAKSSTAPFYEAVWCRPSADAARERDSAGAGESAIAGEEPPPTAASGSGKPLLYARRSPAEEANLSSGAFCWMSLMRQLVAAADSPSHPPCLLPSRRCHETLPVPAGPTSLAQPPPSYYLPASAPAYGGADSPRLPHASYNVNGLYCPSSRRFPPPRDPMRTLPRQYVFEPPPPSSAPPALRLPQADAYSPSSYPRFTADAAEASPAPYPPRAAYYSPSLYPHPTLYSPSAYPPAPPVATCAPTTRVLETAYFVPAPSHSRNAPCSPATVVTEAPQPSPARTYPQSPSDSRFTSASSNPPFSPSPQTLLARTQYPASPPESRETSASTALLEADSPPPPFPAAAADPPALAFASARAVGATPSLPSSAGRSPLGSPVGAQRPAQMYPSRTGSRVSPGASCPAGAAQSCRASLGLEGSPPPTAVEPRRRSLETGPSPEMIREKLHKVMDTPVNFKKSACASFKQFDSDGDGLLSFDDLRLLIARLCRNLQLPPVDDAVLQVIFTAFDSAKRKQLDMQDFCRLYWELLGRIRDKFYPTKKMLVRRSVFVGRRNLSESKKTIDDLFTFKRKLGAGAFGDVHLVEEKSSGLERVIKTVNKDRSQVPMEQIEAEIEVLKSLDHPNIIKIFEVFEDYHNMYIVMETCEGGELLERIVSAQARGKSLSECYVAELMKQMMNALAYFHSQHVVHKDLKPENILFQDKSPHSPIKIIDFGLAELFKSDEHSTNVAGTALYMAPEVFKRDVTVKCDVWSAGVVMYFLLSGCLPFTGTSLEEVQEKATYAEPNYALECRHLTPQAIDLLKRMLTKDPRQRPSASEVLKHVWFNQANTAEIQISPLMCDNMKRYMRQSHLKNALVNLMAHQLNVTGQQIRHINQIFRQLDKNGDGLLSHQELTEGLLEAGVPRWDINRILQSVDVDDSGNVSYTEFLAACYSWQETELNILWTAFQKIDKDGDGKISVREFCDLVLGHDNKLVPEEDMEGLVAQMDKNGDGLIDWDEFVAYMRHEE; this is translated from the exons ATGTTTCATCTTCCgtgtcgctgcgcgtctAGATTGCGAGATGAGAAGCAAACACCACTAG TATTCGTGACTGCCTCATCGCCTCTCGATCacgttcctcctcgccctccgtccTCACACCGTCTaccttctgcggcgccgcaggttCCACCTGTGGCTTCCTCGCATTTGCCATCAGGCACTCGCCGTTGCCGCAGGCTCTCTCTGGAGTATCCCGGCGCGGAATCCGCGTTCGTTTTCGCGACTAGCGGCAGCAAAGTTCGCGACGAGCGTGACGAGGAAAGCCAGGCCAacagcgcagacgccgcggaacgCCGAAAGCGCAACGGAACTGCCACCGCCCGCTCCACCGTGTCGGCGATTCGCATTTCTCTTCCGCGCGACTCGCTGCGCTTCGACGAACAGAGTGCGgcgagggcctgcagccAAGAGGACGCCACACACCCGGGAGCGCTGCATCCTTGCCCGGATTGGGAGCGGGCGAGGCTCCCTGAGAGAGGCGCACCAGGCCTGCGGAAGACGCcaggcgaagcaggagcGAGGAAACCGGAAGCCgggcgccgaagcggagacgcctcgACAGCGGCTTGGGATTTGCGACAGCGGATTCTCTTTGGGCTGCCGCCGGTTTTCAAACCCGTCACAAAGGACCACGAACCCGCCTGCGACTCAGAACCCCCGTTCGCCAGCCAGAAGCCTGCGGGGCGCTCCAGCGATCCCAAGCCTGTGGGTGGAAGCGAGCTTAAGGTCCTGCACGACGTAGGGACGGACGGAAAAAACCGCGGCTTTGTGAGGCCGGCTGCGTATTTCGTCGGCAAAGCGTGCGAGGAGGGTCTCGGTGCGACTGTAGCGCCAGCGTCACGGTCAGAGCCGTCGTTCGTTCCGCGCATCTCCCTCCCTTCGTACGCGAAGAATCTCGGCAAGGAGGCGAAGTCGTCCACGGCGCCGTTCTACGAGGCTGTTTGGTGCAGGCCgtcggcagacgccgcgcgagagagagacagcgccggcgcaggtgAGAGCGCGATCGCAGGCGAAGAGCCTCCTCCTacggcagcgagcggctCGGGCAAGCCCCTGCTGtacgcgcggcgctctccagcCGAAGAGGCGAATTTGTCCTCCGGAGCATTCTGCTGGATGTCCCTTATGCGTCAACTCGTGGCCGCTGCGGACTCCCCATCCCACCCGCCTTGTCTGCTCCCTTCCCGGCGGTGTCACGAAACCCTGCCGGTTCCCGCGGGCCCCACGTCGCTTGCccagcctccgccttcgtACTACCtccccgccagcgcgcctgcttacggcggcgccgactccCCGCGACTTCCTCACGCCTCCTACAACGTCAACGGGCTCTATTgtccgtcgtcgcggcgcttcccgcctccgcgcgaccCGATGCGCACACTTCCTCGCCAATACGTCTTTGaaccgcctccgccttcctctgcgcctccggcgctccGTCTCCCGCAGGCAGACGCCTATTCGCCCTCGTCGTATCCGCGATTcacggcggacgccgcggaggcatcCCCGGCGCCCtacccgccgcgcgcggcgtacTACTCGCCGTCCTTGTATCCGCACCCCACGCTCTACTCGCCTTCGGCGTACCCCCCCGCGCCACCCGTCGCGACCTGTGCGCCGACCACGCGGGTGCTTGAGACCGCCTACTTCGTCCCTGCCCCCTCGCATTCCCGCAACGCGCCCTGTTCTCCCGCCACTGTCGTGACCGAGGCTCcgcagccgtcgccggcgcgaacGTACCCGCAGTCCCCGTCCGACTCGCGCTTCACCAGTGCGAGTTCGAATCcccccttctcgccttcgccgcagacgctACTTGCGCGGACGCAGTaccccgcgtcgcctccagaGTCCCGCGAGACGTCGGCGTCGACTGCGCTACTCGAAGCAGactccccgcctccgcctttcccagccgctgccgcagaccctcccgcgctcgcctttgcgtccgcgcgcgccgtcggcgcgactccgtcgctgccttcttctgcaggcCGCTCGCCCCTTGGGTCCCCTGTTGGAGCACAGAGGCCCGCGCAGATGTACCCGTCACGGACGGGGAGCCGAGTTTCCCCGGGGGCCAGTtgccccgcgggcgctgcgcagagctGTCGGGCTTCTCTCGGGCTCGaaggctcgccgccgcctacCGCGGTggagccgcgtcgccgcagcctcgagacCGGCCCTTCGCCGGAGATGATTCGTGAGAAACTCCACAAAGTCATGGACACCCCCGTGAACTTCAAAaagagcgcctgcgcgtccttcAA GCAGTTTGacagcgacggagacggcTTACTGTCTTTTGACGACCTGCGTCTGCTCAttgcgcgcctctgccgcaacttgcagctgccgccagTCGACGACGCAGTGCTGCAGGTGATCTTTACTGCGTTCGACTCGGCGAAGCGCAAACAGCTCGACATGCAGGACTTCTGTCGCCTCTACTGGGAGCTCCTCGGGAGAATTCGAGACAAATTCTACCCCACCAAGAAGATGCTGGTGCGCCGCTCAGTCTTCGTCGGCCGGCGGAACCTGAGCGAGTCGAAGAAAACGATTGACG ACCTCTTCACCTTCAAAAGAAAACTCGGCGCAGGGGCGTTCGGAGACGTCCACTTAGTTGAAGAGAAGAG TAGCGGCTTGGAGCGAGTGATAAAGACCGTGAACAAAGACCGGAGTCAGGTCCCGATGGAGCAGATCGAGGCTGAAATCGAAGTTTTGAAAAGTCTGGATCACCCGAATATCATCAAAATCTTCGAGGTCTTCGAGGACTATCACAACATGTACATCGTGATGGA GACGTGCGAAGGCGGTGAACTGTTGGAGCGCATTGTctcagcgcaggcgcggggcaAGTCTCTCAGTGAATGCTAC GTCGCCGAGCTGATGAAGCAAATGATGAACGCACTTGCCTACTTCCACTCTCAGCACGTCGTCCACAA AGATCTGAAGCCGGAAAACATCCTTTTCCAAGACAAGTCACCTCACTCGCCGATCAAGATCATCGATTTCG GCCTAGCGGAGCTCTTCAAGAGCGACGAGCACAGCACGAACGTCGCAGGAACTGCTCTGTATATGGCGCCCGAAGTGTTCAAACGCGACGTCACGGTGAAGTGCGATGTCTGGTCGGCAG GCGTTGTCATGTATTTTCTTCTCTCGGGTTGCCTGCCGTTCACCGGCACGAGTCTCGAAGAAGTTCAGGAGAAGGCCACCTATG CGGAGCCGAACTACGCGTTAGAATGTCGCCACCTGACGCCGCAGGCCATTGACTTGCTGAAGCGGATGCTCACGAAAGatccgcggcagaggccgtcCGCCTCAGAGGTTCTCAAGCACGTCTGGTTCAACCAAGCGAATACCGCGGAAATTCAGATTTCCCCGCTCATGTGCGACAACATGAAG AGATACATGCGCCAGAGCCACCTGAAAAACGCGCTAGTGAACCTCATGGCGCACCAGCTGAACGTGACAGGCCAGCAGATCCGCCACATCAATCAAATTTTTCGGCAGCTGGACAAAAACGGCGATGGCTTGCTCTCGCATCAGGAGCTGACTGAAG GCCTGTTGGAGGCGGGAGTCCCTCGCTGGGACATCAACCGCATTTTGCAGTCCGTTGACGTAGACGACTCAGGGAACGTTTCCTACACAGAATTCCTCGCGGCGTGCTACTCGTGGCAAGAGACCGAACTGAACATTCTATGGACCGCCTTCCAGAAGATTGATAAA GATGGCGACGGCAAGATTTCCGTGCGCGAGTTCTGCGACCTGGTTCTGGGACACGACAACAAACTCGTGCCCGAGGAAGATATGGAGGGACTTGTCGCGCAGATGGACAAGAACGGAGACGGCCTG ATCGACTGGGATGAGTTCGTCGCCTACATGCGCCACGAGGAGTGA
- a CDS encoding putative membrane protein (encoded by transcript BESB_039500) — MMFRYLWSKPAGGGPAPLIRNPVQSWMIALVVSHLILFLFASLTFAFPSITDMSCRILVDNTAYCGICVAVAFSMLFYFSVLSCQDWGTEQYWAIGAVVTLSMACLDIVTAGWGNYVFFTATQTLQQAGSEIQKDCDEWKSIVFYYCTAAVIGLHMVIALMCGAVSFRLTGGISAQLEEIRRLV, encoded by the exons ATGATGTTCAGGTATCTTTGGTCCAAGCCTGCTGGAGGGGGGCCTGCGCCGTTGATTCGCAATCCTGTCCAGTCTTGGATGATAGCGCTTGTCGTTTCACACCTAATTCTGTTTCTTTTCGCCAGCTTGACATTTGCCTTTCCCAGCATCACGGATATGTCGTGCCGAATACTGGTCGACAACACTGCATACTGTGGCATCTGTGTAG ccgtcgccttcAGTATGTTATTCTACTTCTCGGTCCTTTCTTGTCAGGACTGGGGAACCGAGCAGTACTGGGCTATCGGAGCCGTCGTCACTCTGAGTATGGCTTGCCTTGACATAGTTACAGCCGGATGGGGAAATTATGTTTTTTTCACTGCGACGCAAACACTGCAGCAGGCAGGCTCAGAAATTCAAAAGGACTGTGACGAGTGGAAATCGATCGTGTTCTATTACTGCACAGCCGCGGTTATAGGCCTGCACATGGTTATAGCGTTGAtgtgcggcgccgtctcgtTCCGTTTAACGGGAGGAATTTCAGCGCAGCTTGAGGAGATCCGGCGCCTCGTTTga